Proteins encoded by one window of Hylaeus volcanicus isolate JK05 chromosome 7, UHH_iyHylVolc1.0_haploid, whole genome shotgun sequence:
- the LOC128879562 gene encoding GATOR complex protein Iml1 isoform X4, with amino-acid sequence MKLYKLIVHQKTFSEEDLIINPKDHPGIKTGDVVEIYHPEVEFSRLLLQVTSFKDDLQGRETISVENNVATMFQLRTFGDVYMNVVNPDDVALNSVELTFKDQYLGRSEMWRLKNSLVNTCVYMNKKIEFCGGSIRCQVYEMWSQGDRVACGVINNDTKVVFRSSTSMVYLFIQMSSEMWDFDIHGDLYFEKAVNGFLADLFQKWKKNSSNHEVTIVLFSRTFYNATSLEEFPNHMRECLQHDYRGRFYEDFYRVVVQNERFEDWSNVLVQLRKLFTDYQKIVLEYHQKPGVTIPKAMNSTAAQGNFLEVLNMSLNVFEKHYLDRSFERTGQLSVVITPGVGVFEVDRELTNVTKQRIIDNGVGSDLVCVGEQPLHAVPLLKFHNKDTSINAPDDYSMPHWINLSFYSTNKKIPYSTFIPRIKLPQRVSKQPIENGKLQCKNKLLQEDPRECLHNTLFDYDAYDAQVFQLPSVHTSSSLQRGTTRTKKTSVASMETHNNAQILKLLKRKMSDPDIHHPPPDIHSPPAATTRSAAISIPHRMDDVASSESNGEVNESRISVKSDLTDSEISPPFRPVVGSAGSPTNTISQPTNIIRPSRALINPFDPSHVTIKLTSNRRRWTHIFPKGPTGVLIQQHHYQAVPTQMCSQSQSDTISTISGSPMEHNEISNSSQFHDHTKHKWQRLNLSLSSGDKSGNPVSSTGNKSLTLLWGATGEQEWTPALTTAIIGVDWKSLTIPACLPITTDYFPDKRSLQNDYVVSDYNLLPDDVNADFAQQRAIYKKPLTTVEVFKELVSQRLAQGFQLIILPTTNKTQSNTPGSNAVPTISSVMRGRQTESEPKEYLLSIGRIFHKISLFDNCITVTRYRPRHPYPPFNIHYLYRFHAPHHDTYEVSWVSFTTEKLENYNWNYLDHYICTRGHTDFALVEALKYWRFRVFLLPLHNSASRKFSEGSTRCDIYTPLTATEQVSLMDGFLRFIELWPNKIRRPNPNKNWTSLIGSSPFRERLGSNRLPEKPRPRSGSKVMDRGRVSPASEAVLPLSLEQQQDQFDSNEDSTNMELTKIKSTTPNNEILEAMKQPQSGVGFLTQHPSLPSQTFVSADAVQWLNNHIEGGVTVEGAINIMNGMIQDKLICHASSDFSKPFILGFYLYHVVQDKENQRDYFSPTGDLQSFENEWVEVEIKAPKGWCEPTSPGIFPTISTPITIPSCDAIDESNVPSFLKDDLDLIDSVDDKDWRVPPYKHTYLDSDINNRSDRIEWGHLRYQSIYKVDHSYELVVQWVASSGSIVADLIFVWQRKAQMCGIQMVPIPSDLLALPFTLKSDPLRGPIFIPLNTECLMTNKQHLFEEFQEESYIQRLFLFQEAIVQRFGFVPCLVESTENDHQYVHVTGNAFILIPSTTNTKLRPRMATNIVRRNTGQKGYPVHPDQPSPHEAYITRHVSGKNKNDYSIDRRIGFLWSWNHMLSRKWKSSSTLTGDELFQKKLIQDFRHFCSNGDNRLRQFWECCWDVKEKSCTRTT; translated from the exons ATGAAGCTTTATAAGTTGATAGTACATCAAAAAACCTTTAGCGAGGaagatttaataattaatccaaAAGATCATCCAGGTATAAAAACTGGAGATGTTGTTGAAATCTATCATCCAGAAGTTGAATTCAGTCGTCTGTTGTTACAAGTCACATCTTTTAAAGATGATTTACAAGGACGGGAGACAATCAGTGTGGAAAATAATGTAGCAACAATGTTTCAACTAAGAACATTTGGGGACGTTTACATGAATGTTGTAAATCCAGACGATGTTGCTTTAAATTCTGTTGAACTTACTTTTAAAGATCAGTATTTAGGGCGTAGTGAAATGTGGCGCCTAAAAAACAGCTTG GTTAACACTTGTGTATATatgaataagaaaattgaGTTCTGTGGTGGTAGCATAAGGTGTCAAGTGTATGAAATGTGGTCGCAAGGTGATCGTGTTGCTTGTggtgttataaataatgatactAAG GTTGTATTTCGTTCTTCAACAAGTATGGTATACCTTTTCATTCAAATGAGTTCAGAAATGTGGGACTTTGACATTCATGGAGActtgtattttgaaaaagcAGTGAATGGGTTTTTAGctgatttatttcaaaaatggaagaaaaatagcAGCAATCATGAAGTGACGATAGTTCTATTTTCaagaacattttataatgCTACTAGTTTGGAAGAATTCCCAAATCATATGCGTGAATGCTTACAACATGATTATAGGGGAAGATTCTATGAAGATTTCTATAGAGTAGTAGTACAAAATGAAAGATTTGAAGATTGGAGTAATGTATTAGTACAATTACGTAAACTATTTACAGATTATCAAAAGATTGTGTTAGAATATCATCAAAAGCCAGGTGTTACTATACCAAAAGCAATGAATTCAACAGCAGCACAAGGCAATTTTTTAGAAGTCTTAAACATGTCTTTAAATG TGTTTGAGAAACATTACTTAGATCGTAGTTTTGAAAGAACTGGTCAATTATCTGTAGTGATTACACCTGGTGTCGGTGTTTTTGAAGTCGATAGAGAGTTAACAAATGTTACAAAACAAAGAATTATTGATAATGGAGTTGGTAGTGATTTAGTGTGCGTTGGAGAACAACCATTACATGCAGTTCCTTTATTAAAG TTTCATAATAAAGATACATCAATTAATGCACCAGATGACTATAGTATGCCACACTGGATTAATCTCAGcttttattcaacaaataaaaaaattccttattcGACATTTATACCTCGTATAAAACTTCCACAAAGGGTATCAAAACAACcaatagaaaatggaaaattacaGTGTAAAAATAAGCTTTTACAGGAAGATCCAAGAGAATGTTTACataatactttatttgacTATGATGCATATGATGCGCAAGTTTTTCAATTACCTTCAGTTCATACTTCAAG taGTCTGCAACGAGGTACAACAAGAACTAAAAAAACAAGTGTTGCAAGCATGGAAACACATAATAATGCACAAATACTGAAacttctaaaaagaaaaatgtcagatCCTGATATTCATCATCCACCACCTGACATACATTCACCCCCAGCAGCTACAACAAGAAGTGCAGCAATCTCGATACCGCATAGAATGGATGATGTTGCTAGTAGCGAATCTAATGGAGAAGTTAATG AATCAAGAATATCAGTGAAAAGCGATTTAACAGATTCTGAGATATCACCACCATTTAGACCAGTCGTTGGTAGCGCTGGAAGTCCAACAAATACAATATCACAACCAACAAATATCATTAGACCTAGCAGGGCACTGATTAACCCTTTTGATCCATCTCATGTTACAATTAAGCTTACCAGCAACAGACGAAGATGGACACACATTTTTCCTaaag GACCAACAGGTGTGCTTATACAGCAACATCATTATCAAGCAGTGCCAACACAGATGTGTTCACAATCACAGTCTGATACTATTTCTACTATAAGCGGATCCCCTATGGAacataatgaaatttcaaactcAAGTCAATTTCACGATC ATACTAAACATAAATGGCAAAGACTAAATCTGTCGCTATCGAGTGGTGATAAAAGTGGAAATCCGGTATCATCTACAGGAAATAAGTCTTTGACATTGTTATGGGGTGCCACTGGTGAACAAGAGTGGACACCAGCACTCACGACAG CAATCATAG GTGTTGATTGGAAGTCATTGACAATCCCAGCATGTTTGCCCATTACTACAGATTATTTCCCAGACAAAAGAAGTTTGCAAAACGATTATGTTGTATCAGATTACAATCTTCTACCAGATGACGTTAACGCAGATTTCGCTCAACAACGAGCGATATATAAGAAACCTTTAACAACTGTGGAAGTTTTCAAAGAGTTAGTGTCGCAGCGACTAGCGCAA GGTTTCCAATTAATTATCTTACCTACAACTAACAAGACTCAAAGCAATACCCCCGGTAGTAATGCTGTCCCAACAATAAGTTCTGTAATGCGTGGTCGGCAGACAGAATCGGAAcctaaagaatatttattaagtattGGTAGAATTTTTCACAAGATATCTCTGTTTGATAACTGTATAACAGTTACAAGGTATCGACCAAG GCATCCTTATCCTCCATTCAACATTCATTACCTCTATCGATTTCATGCACCACATCATGATACATATGAAGTGTCGTGGGTATCTTTTACAAcagaaaaacttgaaaattacaattggAATTATTTAGACCATTATATTTGTACAAGGGGTCACACTGATTTTGCGTTGGTAGAG gCTCTCAAATACTGGAGATTTCGTGTATTCTTACTACCTTTACACAATTCTGCAAGTCGAAAATTTTCAGAAGGATCAACAAGATGTGACATATATACACCTCTAACCGCAACTGAGCAAGTTTCCCTCATGgatggatttttgcgattcaTCGAGCTGTGGCCAAATAAAATACGACGTCCGAACCCCAACAAAAATtgg ACCAGTCTAATTGGCAGCTCTCCCTTCAGAGAGCGACTTGGAAGCAATCGTCTACCAGAGAAACCAAGACCAAG GTCAGGTTCCAAAGTTATGGATAGAGGTCGAGTTTCACCAGCTAGCGAAGCTGTGTTACCCCTTTCGCTTGAGCAACAGCAAGATCAATTTGATTCTAACGAGGATAG TACAAATATGGAGTTAACAAAGATAAAAAGTACCACaccaaataatgaaattctagAAGCAATGAAACAGCCACAAAGTGGTGTAGGATTCCTTACACAACATCCATCTCTACCAAGTCAAACATTCGTTAGCGCTGACGCAGTGCAGTGGTTAAACAATCATATCGAAGGAGGAGTAACAGTGGAAGGTGCTATTAACATTATGAAT GGCATGATACAAGACAAATTAATATGCCATGCTTCCAGTGACTTTTCCAAACCATTTATTctaggattttatttataccatGTAGTACAGGATAAAGAAAATCAAAGAG ATTATTTTTCACCCACGGGTGACTTGCAAAGTTTTGAGAACGAATGGGTAGAGGTGGAAATAAAAGCACCGAAGGGTTGGTGTGAGCCCACTTCGCCAggaatttttccaacgatatCTACTCCAATAACTATACCTAGTTGTGATGCTATCGATGAATCAAATGTACCGTCATTTCTTAAAGATGATTTAGACTTAATAGACTCCGTAGACGATAAAGATTGGCGCG TTCCACCATACAAACATACTTATTTAGATagtgatataaataatagaagcgACAGAATCGAATGGGGACATTTAAGGTATCAATCCATATATAAAGTGGACCATTCTTACGAACTTGTAGTGCAATGGGTAGCATCTTCTGGCAGCATAGTTGCTGATCTT ataTTTGTATGGCAACGTAAGGCTCAAATGTGTGGGATTCAGATGGTTCCTATTCCCAGTGATTTATTGGCGCTACCATTCACTTTGAAAAGTGATCCTTTAAGGGGGCCTATTTTTATACCACTAAATACAGAGTGTCTTATGACAAATAAACAACATCTTTTTGAAG aatttcaagaagaaaGCTATATACAACGATTATTTCTCTTTCAAGAAGCAATTGTACAAAGGTTTGGCTTTGTCCCATGTTTAGTAGAAAGTACCGAAAATGATCACCAGTATGTGCATGTGACTGGCAATGCATTTATACTTATTCCTTCTACAACAAATACAAAGTTGCGTCCCCGAATGGCTACTAATATTGTAAGACGAAATACGGGACAAAAAGGATATCCAGTTCACCCCGATCAGCCTAGTCCACATGAAGCTTATATTACGAGACATGTTAGtgggaaaaacaaaaatgattacaGTATAGACAGAAGG ATTGGATTTCTTTGGTCATGGAATCATATGCTTAGTCGAAAATGGAAATCGTCATCTACATTGACCGGtgatgaattatttcaaaaaaagcTCATTCAAGATTTTAGgcatttttgttcaaatgGAGATAATAGACTGAGACAATTCTGGGAATGTTGTTGGGATGTAAAAGAAAAGTCATGTACACGGACAACTTAA